The following proteins are encoded in a genomic region of Burkholderia pyrrocinia:
- the nadA gene encoding quinolinate synthase NadA gives MQSTIKPVEYDRPVAAGAVCGVGQAWAKVPDTPSPEERAALKARIKALLVREKAVLVAHYYVDAELQELADETGGCVADSLEMARFGRDHEAQTLVVAGVRFMGETAKILSPNKRILMPDLDATCSLDLGCPVDEFSAFCDAHPDRTVVVYANTSAAVKARADWMVTSSIGLEIVADLHARGEKIIWAPDRHLGNYIQKKTGADMLLWQGSCLVHDEFKGIELDLLRAEYPDAKVLVHPESPENVVAQADVVGSTTQLIDAAVKFDATHFIVATDLGILHKMQLAAPGKTFIAAPTAGNSATCKSCAHCPWMAMNGLANLADVLERGHNEIFVDPAIGARARLPIDRMLDFAAAQKKRVQASGDLQRDQQLFANVGAA, from the coding sequence ATGCAATCGACGATCAAACCCGTCGAGTACGACCGTCCGGTCGCGGCAGGCGCGGTCTGCGGTGTCGGACAGGCATGGGCAAAAGTACCCGATACGCCGTCCCCCGAGGAGCGCGCCGCGCTGAAGGCGCGCATCAAGGCGTTGCTCGTACGTGAAAAGGCCGTGCTGGTCGCGCACTACTACGTGGATGCCGAATTGCAGGAGCTGGCCGACGAAACGGGCGGTTGCGTCGCCGATTCGCTCGAAATGGCCCGCTTCGGCCGCGATCACGAAGCACAGACGCTGGTCGTCGCCGGCGTGCGCTTCATGGGTGAAACCGCGAAGATCCTGAGCCCGAACAAGCGGATCCTGATGCCCGATCTCGATGCGACCTGTTCGCTCGACCTCGGCTGCCCGGTCGACGAATTCTCGGCGTTCTGCGATGCGCATCCCGACCGCACCGTGGTCGTCTACGCGAACACCAGCGCGGCCGTCAAGGCGCGCGCGGACTGGATGGTCACGTCGTCGATCGGTCTCGAGATCGTTGCCGACCTGCACGCGCGCGGCGAGAAGATCATCTGGGCGCCCGATCGCCATCTCGGCAACTATATTCAGAAGAAAACCGGCGCGGACATGCTGCTCTGGCAGGGTTCGTGCCTCGTCCACGACGAGTTCAAGGGTATCGAACTCGATCTGCTGCGCGCCGAATATCCGGACGCGAAGGTGCTCGTCCATCCCGAATCGCCGGAAAACGTCGTTGCGCAGGCCGATGTCGTCGGCTCGACCACGCAGCTGATCGACGCGGCGGTCAAGTTCGACGCGACGCACTTCATCGTCGCGACCGATCTCGGGATCCTGCACAAGATGCAGCTCGCGGCGCCCGGCAAGACCTTCATCGCCGCGCCGACGGCCGGCAACAGCGCGACCTGCAAGAGCTGTGCGCACTGCCCGTGGATGGCAATGAACGGCCTGGCGAACCTCGCCGACGTGCTCGAACGCGGTCACAACGAGATCTTCGTCGATCCCGCGATCGGCGCGCGCGCGCGCTTGCCGATCGACCGGATGCTCGATTTCGCGGCCGCGCAGAAGAAGCGCGTGCAGGCGAGCGGCGATCTGCAGCGCGACCAGCAACTGTTTGCGAACGTGGGGGCGGCATAA